One Buchnera aphidicola (Pentalonia nigronervosa) DNA segment encodes these proteins:
- a CDS encoding inositol monophosphatase, with translation MHPMLNIAIRAVRKGGNFVIQNYDTQKFFKDDIQKQQIFIKNIIKKTYKIISEIIHKVYPNHIILNKDIDHISKNIKNPIWIINELDGKKNFVNKFPHFCISIAVIVRNSVEVSAIYDPVRNDLFTATKGQGSQLNGYRARCSNTNTLSAAIIAANLPNDINHKSLFYLEIYKKFMLHGISFRCTGSSILDLAYVASGKIDCCFYYNLNAINFISGKLQVQESGCLISNLKKEHQNINYNAINLISNPKFIRLITDSLKKINN, from the coding sequence ATGCACCCCATGTTAAATATTGCTATTCGTGCAGTACGAAAAGGAGGTAATTTTGTAATACAAAACTATGATACACAAAAGTTTTTTAAAGACGATATTCAGAAACAACAAATTTTTATTAAAAATATTATAAAAAAAACATATAAAATTATTAGTGAAATTATTCATAAAGTGTATCCTAATCATATAATTTTAAATAAAGATATAGATCATATTTCAAAAAATATTAAAAATCCAATTTGGATAATTAATGAATTAGATGGAAAAAAAAATTTTGTTAATAAATTTCCACATTTTTGTATCTCTATTGCTGTAATTGTACGAAATAGTGTAGAGGTATCCGCGATATATGATCCTGTAAGAAATGATTTATTTACCGCAACAAAAGGACAGGGATCACAATTGAATGGTTATCGAGCTAGATGCAGTAATACAAATACATTGTCTGCAGCAATAATAGCTGCTAATTTACCCAATGATATCAATCATAAATCATTATTTTATCTTGAAATATATAAAAAATTTATGTTACATGGAATTTCTTTTAGATGTACCGGATCTTCTATTCTCGATTTAGCATATGTTGCATCAGGTAAAATAGATTGCTGTTTTTACTATAATTTAAATGCTATCAATTTTATTTCAGGTAAATTGCAAGTTCAAGAATCAGGTTGTTTGATCAGTAATCTTAAAAAAGAACATCAAAATATTAATTACAATGCTATTAATTTAATAAGTAATCCAAAATTTATTAGATTGATCACTGACAGTTTAAAAAAAATTAATAATTAA